The Mauremys reevesii isolate NIE-2019 linkage group 13, ASM1616193v1, whole genome shotgun sequence genome contains a region encoding:
- the LOC120379928 gene encoding olfactory receptor 6N1-like, producing the protein MDWGNQTAITEFILLGFGDLPDLQILLFLLFLVIYITTVVGNSLIIVLVVTDQHLHTPMYFFLGNLSCLEICYTSTILSRMLASLLTGHKSISVNGCITQLYFFAVLAATECYLLAVMSYDRYLAICKPLHYSTLMNSRFCLQLAAGTWLNGFLAITIFILFMSQFIFCGPNEIDHFFCDPISLIKLSCGDTGLIILLDFILACVFTLPPFLLTLMSYMCILTVILRISSTTWRQKAFSTCSSHLTVVTIFYGTIMIVYMLPTLDALRALKKVLSLCYTVLTPLINPLIYSLRNREVREALREAVSKCGFHKKNCRES; encoded by the coding sequence ATGGACTGGGGAAACCAAACGGCcatcacagaattcatcctcctgggattcGGGGATCTCCCTGACCTGCaaattcttctcttcctgctgttccTAGTGATCTACATCACAACAGTGGTTGGGAACAGCCTTATAATTGTGCTAGTTGTGACTGATCAGCACCTgcacacccccatgtatttcttcctagggaacttgtcctgcttggagatctgctacacctccaccatcctgtccaggatgctggccagtctcctgactgggcACAAAAGCATCTCAGTCAATGGCTGCATCACACAACTGTATTTCTTTGCAGTTCTGGCAGCTACAGAATGCTATCTGCTAGCAgtgatgtcttatgatcggtatttagcaaTATGTAAACCCCTGCACTATTCAACTCTTATGAATAGCAGGTTTTGCCTCCAGTTGGCTGCTGGCACATGGTTAAATGGTTTTTTGGCTATTACCATCTTTATTTTATTCATGTCACAGTTCATATTCTGTGGCCcgaatgaaattgaccatttcttttgtgatcCCATATCACTGATAAAACTCTCCTGCGGAGACACAGGCCTGATCATATTGTTGGATTTCATATTAGCCTGTGTATTCACCTTGCCTCCATTTCTTCTAACCCTGATGTCCTACATGTGTATCCTCACCGTCATCCTGAGAATCTCTTCCACCACCTGGAGGCAAAAGgcattttccacctgctcctcccacctcactGTAGTGACAATTTTCTATGGAACAATAATGATTGTGTACATGCTACCAACACTCGATGCACTGAGAGCCCTAAAGAAAGTGCTCTCACTTTGCTACACAGTCCTGactcccctgataaacccccttatctacagcctgagaaacagagaggtcagGGAAGCCTTGCGTGAAGCAGTCAGTAAATGTGGCTTTCACAAAAAAAATTGCAGGGAGTCCTAG